The Tenacibaculum jejuense genome includes a window with the following:
- a CDS encoding prohibitin family protein gives MNRQPNLNFPKRGILLIPIAFVLMIFIAKSTETINSGKAGVLYKTFGGGVVVDEPYMDEGFHFVLPWNKVYVYEVRQQELFEQMQVLSSNGLEIRLDASAWYQPQINNLARLHKEKGENYLDRVIKPAIRSAARSVVGRYTPEQLYSSKRDVIQQEIFIETKKILDKQYIQLNEVLVRDVELPPTIKNAIERKLKQEQEALEYEFRIAKAKKEAERQRIDAEGKAAANRILSASLTDKILQEKGIEATLKLSESSNSKVVLIGSGKNGMPIILGNQ, from the coding sequence ATGAATAGACAACCAAATTTAAATTTTCCTAAGCGAGGAATATTATTAATACCAATAGCATTTGTATTAATGATTTTCATAGCGAAATCAACAGAAACAATTAACTCTGGAAAAGCGGGTGTTTTATACAAAACCTTTGGAGGTGGAGTAGTTGTAGATGAACCTTACATGGATGAAGGTTTTCACTTTGTATTACCATGGAATAAAGTTTACGTTTACGAAGTAAGACAGCAAGAATTGTTTGAGCAAATGCAAGTATTATCTTCAAACGGATTAGAAATACGATTAGATGCTTCTGCTTGGTATCAGCCACAGATTAATAATTTAGCAAGATTACATAAAGAAAAAGGAGAAAATTATTTAGATCGTGTAATTAAACCAGCAATAAGATCTGCTGCCAGAAGTGTAGTTGGACGTTATACTCCAGAACAATTATATTCAAGTAAAAGAGATGTAATTCAACAAGAGATTTTCATTGAAACTAAGAAGATTTTAGATAAGCAGTACATTCAATTAAATGAAGTTTTAGTTCGTGATGTAGAGTTACCTCCAACAATTAAAAACGCAATTGAACGTAAATTAAAGCAAGAGCAAGAAGCATTAGAATATGAATTTAGAATTGCAAAAGCTAAAAAAGAAGCAGAAAGACAGCGAATAGATGCAGAAGGTAAAGCAGCTGCAAACCGTATTTTAAGTGCTTCATTAACGGATAAGATTTTACAAGAAAAAGGAATCGAAGCTACATTAAAATTATCGGAGTCTTCTAACAGTAAAGTGGTATTAATTGGTTCTGGAAAGAACGGAATGCCTATAATTTTAGGAAATCAATAA
- a CDS encoding acyl-CoA thioesterase, with the protein MKFHTRKWVKPEDLNPNGTLFGGRLLQWIDEEVALYAIIQLEIPRTVTKFMSEIDFVSSARQGDIIEIGIDVVKFGRTSITLGCKVRNKLTRKDIITIDKIIMVSLDDEGNPVPHGKTKIEYVKDRLEKK; encoded by the coding sequence ATGAAATTTCATACAAGAAAATGGGTAAAACCTGAAGATTTAAATCCTAACGGAACATTATTCGGAGGGAGGTTACTACAATGGATAGATGAAGAAGTTGCTTTGTATGCAATTATACAATTAGAAATTCCTAGAACAGTAACAAAATTTATGTCGGAAATAGATTTTGTAAGCTCTGCTCGTCAAGGAGATATTATAGAAATAGGAATTGATGTGGTAAAATTTGGAAGAACTTCAATTACTTTAGGTTGTAAAGTAAGAAACAAGCTTACAAGAAAAGATATCATTACAATTGATAAAATTATCATGGTAAGTTTAGATGATGAAGGAAATCCTGTACCACACGGAAAAACTAAAATAGAATACGTAAAAGATAGACTAGAAAAAAAATAA